In Schizosaccharomyces osmophilus chromosome 2, complete sequence, the following proteins share a genomic window:
- a CDS encoding mitochondrial proline-tRNA ligase, with protein MLQFIRNRASVELLSRSFRKYNVPESSGQLLQDLGFVHMSMSGVFHLLPLGLRVQDKISKLIQQSMKSVGAAQVSLAHLSSKEVWDRSGRWETSGRELFRLKDRTERELCLAPTHEEDITECIASFVESQKQLPIRVYQIGRKYRDEARPRGGLLRGKEFVMKDLYTFDVNTHQAQETYRQVLGAYHQFFKAVGLPFSMVNADTGNIGGKLSHEFHYRSAAGEDTICICPSCEFSTNSELLKETTSGTGHCCPSCGDELTLSSSIEVGHAFLLGQAYSAKLGANVEVNKRLEPLYMGCFGIGISRMIAAIATVTKDSKGLVWPMNVAPWKVLVVPTSSKHMQAAESVYDGVAHVVGADNILLEDRSQHSFGYKMKDAELIGYPFVIIVGSQFERQSLCEVHVRATGGRHHLPLQSLHQILLGNFL; from the coding sequence ATGCTACAATTCATTAGAAATCGAGCTTCCGTAGAGCTGCTAAGTCGGTCTTTTCGTAAATACAATGTTCCCGAGTCTTCTGGACAACTGCTGCAGGATTTAGGATTTGTGCATATGTCTATGTCGGGGGTGTTTCACCTCTTACCGCTTGGGCTGCGGGTACAAGACAAGATAAGCAAACTGATTCAACAGTCGATGAAATCCGTTGGTGCAGCTCAAGTTAGCTTGGCTCACCTGTCGAGCAAAGAAGTATGGGACCGAAGCGGACGATGGGAAACAAGCGGCCGGGAGCTATTTCGATTGAAGGATCGAACCGAGCGAGAGTTGTGCCTTGCGCCTACGCACGAAGAAGATATTACCGAATGCATAGCGAGTTTTGTAGAATCCCAAAAGCAGTTGCCGATCCGGGTGTATCaaattggaagaaaatatcGAGACGAAGCAAGACCAAGAGGAGGATTGCTTCGTGGCAAGGAGTTTGTGATGAAAGACCTGTACACGTTTGACGTGAATACTCACCAAGCCCAAGAAACGTACAGACAGGTTTTGGGGGCGTATCACCAATTTTTCAAGGCGGTAGGGTTACCGTTTTCGATGGTGAATGCGGACACGGGGAATATTGGAGGAAAACTTTCGCATGAATTTCATTATCGCAGCGCGGCGGGAGAGGATACGATATGCATTTGTCCGTCATGTGAGTTTTCGACCAACTCGGAGCTgctaaaagaaacaacatCGGGAACGGGACACTGTTGTCCGAGTTGTGGAGATGAGTTGACATTGTCATCGTCGATTGAAGTGGGACATGCGTTTTTGTTGGGACAAGCTTATTCCGCCAAATTGGGAGCGAACGTCGAGGTGAACAAGCGACTCGAACCCTTGTATATGGGATGTTTTGGGATTGGCATTTCTCGAATGATAGCGGCCATTGCCACTGTGACCAAGGATTCCAAGGGACTCGTGTGGCCGATGAATGTTGCACCCTGGAAAGTGCTGGTGGTACCGACATCGTCGAAACACATGCAGGCAGCGGAATCCGTGTACGACGGTGTTGCACATGTTGTTGGCGCTGACAATATCCTGCTGGAAGATCGTAGTCAGCACTCCTTTGGGTACAAGATGAAGGACGCCGAGCTGATTGGATATCCATTTGTGATTATCGTGGGCTCCCAATTTGAACGACAAAGCCTCTGTGAAGTGCATGTTCGCGCGACCGGGGGAAGACACCATTTGCCCCTGCAATCTTTGCACCAGATTCTCTTGGGgaactttttgtaa
- a CDS encoding mitochondrial ribosomal protein subunit — MNLQTRFTKALDLGYKSFLSKDAVKTIFSYDNRLREELHKECKLHQIPYKVPSDLMVQNANDPRKTKIFNYSSQLVNHDFFFSGIIPSDRSSEDADLGVVNLKPGIDASFGSFNELRSQLIEVGNSVFGDGWLWLVYSPERSLFSLLCTYNASNAFLWGTEFPKTRTKEIVPLLCLNLWQYSYLQDYGINSKETYISNWWNMINWSVVNNRFQASRMEPL, encoded by the coding sequence ATGAACTTACAAACCAGGTTCACCAAAGCATTAGACCTTGGTTACAAGAGCTTTCTATCTAAAGATGCTGTCAAAACTATCTTTTCTTACGATAATCGTCTGAGGGAAGAACTACATAAAGAATGCAAGCTACATCAAATTCCTTATAAAGTTCCTTCGGATTTAATGGTTCAGAATGCGAACGATCCCAGAAAGaccaaaattttcaattactCTAGCCAGCTAGTCAACCAtgacttctttttctcgGGTATTATTCCTTCGGATCGATCTTCTGAGGATGCTGATCTTGGAGTTGTAAACCTAAAGCCAGGAATTGATGCATCTTTTGGCTCTTTTAATGAACTTCGTTCTCAGCTAATCGAGGTTGGTAATTCCGTATTTGGCGATGGATGGCTATGGCTGGTGTATAGTCCCGAGCGctctctcttttctttactttgtACTTACAATGCATCCAACGCTTTTCTATGGGGAACAGAATTCCCCAAAACcagaacaaaagaaattgttcCATTGCTGTGCTTGAACTTATGGCAATATTCTTATTTGCAAGACTATGGCATTAATAGTAAGGAAACTTACATTTCCAATTGGTGGAACATGATAAATTGGTCAGTCGTGAACAACAGATTTCAAGCCAGCCGTATGGAACCACTTTGA
- the ned8 gene encoding ubiquitin-like protein modifier for cullin Ned8, whose protein sequence is MLIKVKTLTGKEIELDIDPNDKVSRIKERVEEKEGIPPSQQRLIYAGKQMADDKYAESYHLEGGSVLHLVLALRGGY, encoded by the exons atgCTGATTAAAGTAAAG ACATTGACAGGAAAAGAG ATTGAATTGGACATTGATCCAAATGACAAAGTTTCTCGtattaaagaaagagtggaagaaaaggaagggATTCCTCCATCCCAGCAGCGTTTGATCTACGCAGGCAAACAAAT GGCTGATGATAAGTATGCTGAAAGCTATCATTTAGAAGGTGGTAGCGTTTTGCACTTAGTTTTGGCACTTCGTGGAGGATAttaa
- a CDS encoding mitochondrial Membrane Bound O-Acyl Transferase (MBOAT) family: protein MYPFSFDTNDKEYLEPDLRSILRLCSPFVLFFLQTHQLFRRNKLACIALGVLVEIQCYRLSRFYHHLHSTDYLSASLQNGFLMMLALRTCVLSLRNKIPYQVDSTIKKKSPRGSFTETLQYIVSVRKYGWSDNAVPDYTPAYYSYRTWVTRTIIYLTFYVLCSAIMLLFDVPNAPYKFNNWPSTLLLPFVRSCYVYLILNLGYYLTTVLYIPLGIWDIREFPPLMKNLLNTKTVNAFWSTDWHVMTKPMFRTLGWEPVYELTQSKFLGSLASFLISGLYHDFAFWSIIGHSSPGIILQFAICAVCIKFEKRFPIFEKIPFWPILLQVVLHSQLGMGKVMRQQGWSPLAKVEH from the coding sequence ATGTATCCATTTAGCTTTGATACCAATGACAAAGAATACTTAGAGCCCGATTTAAGAAGCATTTTGCGTCTCTGTTCGCCTTTcgtcttgttttttctgcAAACGCATCAACTTTTTCGACGAAACAAACTAGCATGTATTGCTTTGGGTGTTTTGGTCGAAATTCAATGCTACCGTCTATCTAGGTTCTATCACCATCTTCATAGCACGGATTATCTGAGTGCTTCCTTGCAAAATGGATTTCTCATGATGCTGGCTTTACGAACTTGTGTGCTTTCCCTCCGAAATAAAATTCCCTATCAAGTCGACAGCACGATCAAGAAGAAGTCGCCCAGAGGATCTTTTACTGAGACTTTACAGTATATAGTTAGTGTTCGCAAATACGGGTGGAGCGACAATGCTGTACCTGATTATACTCCTGCATACTATTCTTACAGAACTTGGGTGACTAGAACTATTATTTACTTGACATTCTATGTTCTTTGCTCGGCCATCATGCTGCTGTTTGATGTACCGAATGCACcttataaatttaataattGGCCCTCAACATTGCTGCTGCCGTTTGTTAGATCTTGTTACGTTTACTTGATTTTAAATCTTGGTTATTATCTGACGACTGTACTATATATTCCCTTGGGAATCTGGGACATACGCGAATTTCCACcattgatgaaaaatttattaaatacCAAAACAGTGAACGCGTTTTGGTCGACAGACTGGCACGTAATGACCAAGCCAATGTTCCGAACACTGGGATGGGAACCTGTTTATGAACTAACGCAGAGCAAATTTCTCGGAAGTTTAGCTAGTTTTCTTATTTCGGGGTTGTATCATGACTTTGCCTTCTGGTCTATCATAGGTCACTCCAGTCCAGGAATCATTCTTCAATTTGCGATATGTGCCGTTTGCATTAAATTTGAGAAACGGTTCCCtatctttgaaaaaatcccATTCTGGCCAATTCTATTACAGGTTGTACTTCACTCCCAACTAGGAATGGGTAAGGTAATGAGGCAGCAAGGTTGGAGTCCTTTAGCAAAAGTTGAGCATTAA
- the spb4 gene encoding ATP-dependent RNA helicase Spb4, with protein MSFQDLQIDQWLKDAVHARGFTKMTPVQTNTIPLFLKNKDVVVEAVTGSGKTLAYLLPAIDKILKRDPDERGLGALIVAPTRELANQIFHVTEELLVYQPEELANKKTLVTDMYIGGKGTLSNDLASFREKNPTIVIGTPGRMNEMLGHISSKNLAILILDEADTLIDMGFQKTLQSIISQLPKQRRTGLFSATMNDTVSSFLKVAGLRNSVRVSVTVTLKKEDTRAPSSLSIQSFILPPMYKIQGMLHMLQNQEYDKAIVFFLSCATVEYFYSLLSQMKLPFEVIALHGKQAQSNRSKNYENFVKTNKKSVLLTTDVASRGLDIPNVDLVLQLDAPLDPKSFSHRCGRAGRAGRFGLALVFLNEGREEDYEELLRVRKVPIQRMDTPESMMDRNQLEELTKHLRGIVTKDRDTYEKGLRGFVSHVRAYTKHQASFIFRIKDMDLHQLATAYALLHLPKMPELKDAPAANDVFQPLDIDTRTIAFIDPSREDARQRKLEEQRNQPEKPKIEKKPKVEAWSKQKDMKEKRVVRREKRKSRREFDKTQKKRKAEEENQASQQDSSSNNMKDSQENDVSDEENLSELEDDYRALQKEKKRKGSATITFDGL; from the exons ATGAGTTTTCAAGACTTGCAGATCGATCAATGGTT AAAAGATGCGGTTCACGCTCGTGGGTTTACTAAAATGACGCCCGTTCAAACGAATACcattcctctttttttgaaaaacaaagacgTTGTCGTGGAAGCGGTCACCGGATCAGGAAAGACGTTGGCTTATTTGTTGCCTGCAATCGATAAAATTCTGAAAAGGGATCCTGATGAGCGCGGTTTGGGTGCTCTCATAGTCGCACCTACTCGTGAGCTGGCAAATCAAATCTTTCATGTTACTGAAGAATTGCTAGTATATCAACCAGAAGAACTTGCAAATAAGAAAACGCTTGTAACTGACATGTATATTGGTGGAAAAGGAACTTTATCAAACGATTTGGCTTCTTTTcgagaaaaaaatcctACCATTGTTATCGGAACTCCAGGTCGGATGAACGAAATGCTAGGACATATTTCCAGTAAAAATTTAgcaattttaattttagaCGAAGCAGATACTCTTATTGATATGggctttcaaaaaactcTGCAGTCAATTATCTCTCAATTACCCAAGCAACGACGTACAGGCCTTTTCAGTGCTACTATGAATGATACGGTTTCATCCTTTTTAAAGGTTGCCGGACTTCGGAATAGTGTTCGTGTTTCTGTTACAGTCACATTGAAGAAAGAGGATACCAGAGCGCCATCTTCTCTGTCGATCCAATCATTTATCTTACCTCCCATGTATAAAATTCAAGGAATGCTACATATGcttcaaaatcaagaatATGACAAGGcgattgttttttttctgtctTGTGCAACCGTTGAATACTTCTATTCTTTGTTGTCTCAAATGAAGCTTCCATTTGAAGTCATCGCCTTGCATGGTAAGCAGGCTCAATCAAATCGAAGCAAAAACTATGAAAACTTTGTAAAAACCAATAAAAAATCTGTTTTGCTTACAACAGATGTCGCATCACGCGGTTTGGATATCCCAAATGTAGATTTAGTGCTTCAACTGGATGCTCCATTGGATCctaaatctttttcacaTCGCTGTGGTCGAGCAGGACGTGCGGGCCGTTTCGGTTTAGCTcttgtctttttgaatgaagGTAGGGAGGAAGATTATGAAGAATTACTGAGGGTACGTAAAGTACCAATTCAACGAATGGACACTCCCGAATCAATGATGGATCGGAACCAACTCGAAGAATTAACTAAACACCTTAGGGGTATTGTTACAAAAGATCGAGATACCtatgaaaaaggattaAGGGGATTTGTATCCCATGTGCGTGCATATACCAAGCATCAAGCATCCTTTATATTCCGTATAAAGGACATGGATTTACATCAACTAGCAACAGCCTATGCTTTATTACACTTACCTAAGATGCCAGAGCTAAAAGATGCCCCAGCTGCTAACGATGTATTTCAGCCGCTGGATATCGATACCCGAACAATAGCTTTTATTGACCCATCTCGTGAAGATGCTCGCCAGCGGAAACTGGAGGAACAGCGTAATCAGCCTGAGAAACctaaaatagaaaaaaaacctaAAGTTGAAGCTTGGTcgaaacaaaaagacatGAAAGAGAAACGCGTTGTTCGTCGTGAAAAAAGGAAGTCAAGACGTGAATTCGACAAAACACAAAAGAAACGTAAAGCGGAAGAAGAGAATCAAGCATCTCAACAGGATAGCTCTTCTAACAATATGAAGGATAGTCAAGAAAATGACGTTTCCGACGAGGAAAACCTTTCTGAATTAGAAGATGATTATCGTGCTTTacagaaggaaaagaaaagaaaaggctCCGCTACAATTACTTTTGATGGTTTATAA